One genomic region from Geitlerinema sp. PCC 9228 encodes:
- a CDS encoding BMC domain-containing protein, which produces MSNKMQLQKFQSRQPARKTQKQSGYQFLDAALGMISTRSFPAIVGTADMMVKSAGVTLVGYEQIGGGYCTAIVRGKIGDIRLAVEEGAKVAEQFGQLVAKSVIARPMPNLEAVFPLGSNLLQYMQHPSGYSRVSNEAIGLVETRGFPAMVGACDAMLKSADVWLSAYETIGDGLCTAIIRGSVSDVAVAVEAGMHEAERIGDLNAVMVIPRPLDDLEQTLPMASCWLEAEVEEQQQPAQPVVQLRSADKSPAPEPEKQEQTETETESEPVKLPELDKLKIKQEETDTETRDGQES; this is translated from the coding sequence ATGTCTAATAAGATGCAATTACAAAAATTTCAAAGCCGGCAACCGGCTCGCAAAACCCAAAAACAGAGCGGATATCAATTTTTAGATGCCGCTTTGGGTATGATATCGACCAGAAGCTTTCCCGCCATTGTGGGAACCGCCGATATGATGGTGAAGTCTGCTGGCGTGACCTTAGTCGGCTACGAACAGATTGGTGGGGGATACTGTACGGCGATCGTACGGGGAAAAATCGGAGATATTCGCCTGGCGGTAGAAGAAGGTGCCAAAGTGGCCGAACAATTCGGTCAGTTGGTGGCCAAATCGGTGATTGCACGACCAATGCCCAATTTAGAGGCGGTTTTTCCTTTGGGGAGCAATTTGCTGCAATACATGCAACACCCATCGGGATACAGTCGCGTGAGCAACGAGGCGATTGGCCTGGTGGAAACTCGGGGATTTCCGGCGATGGTCGGTGCCTGCGATGCGATGTTGAAATCTGCAGATGTGTGGCTGTCTGCTTACGAAACTATTGGCGATGGCTTGTGTACGGCGATTATCCGCGGTTCCGTTTCGGATGTGGCGGTGGCTGTGGAAGCTGGCATGCACGAAGCGGAAAGAATTGGCGATTTGAATGCGGTGATGGTGATTCCCCGGCCGTTGGACGATTTGGAACAAACCCTGCCGATGGCCAGTTGTTGGCTGGAAGCGGAAGTAGAAGAACAGCAACAACCAGCTCAACCGGTGGTACAGCTGCGTTCTGCCGACAAATCTCCTGCTCCAGAACCCGAGAAACAAGAGCAAACGGAAACCGAAACCGAATCGGAACCGGTGAAATTGCCGGAGTTAGATAAGTTAAAAATCAAACAAGAGGAAACCGATACTGAAACTCGGGATGGCCAGGAAAGCTAG
- a CDS encoding trypsin-like serine protease, which translates to MRTTSEPTMPSDRSARIAVPTNNPQDPDFIVPTGGEFDGVVPIGSDGNINCTGSLLTTGRHLLTAAHCFNFQQPTPNLSPNPNNYSVYFDVPTGRITASIADIVVHPQWQNDDSFNNDIAIIELATTAPETANRYSIYTQFDEVGRVMQRVGYGIAGTGETGEGSDRTAVKRMGWNRYDALADWLNVEPDINIVPGTQLAYDFDDGTPEHDAIGREFGIHDWGLPEREVGSSRGDSGGPSFIDGQIAGIVSSGWSSSIPGVDVTNENDTSFGEIFTDTRVSAYAGFIGRTIANSLAGDDVLAGTNRDDILNGNQGSDRLLGWAGNDTLFGGRGTDRLEAASGHDILNGNLENDFLTGGNGNDWLFGGQQADSLEAGLGNDTLSGDLGKDTLLGGGGEDVFWLRTAAATNNPQQSDRIEDFLPGSDRIGFDTPISLSSDIRMQTGTLDNSPGTFLQSSHGHLIFGFVPGLSPDQLAGTFTHVAIP; encoded by the coding sequence TTGCGAACTACCAGCGAACCTACCATGCCCAGCGATCGCTCGGCTCGAATTGCCGTTCCCACTAACAATCCCCAAGACCCCGATTTCATCGTCCCCACCGGGGGAGAATTCGATGGCGTTGTCCCTATCGGCAGCGACGGCAACATCAACTGTACCGGGAGTTTGCTAACCACCGGTCGCCACCTCCTTACCGCCGCACACTGTTTTAACTTCCAGCAACCAACCCCCAACTTATCTCCCAATCCCAATAACTATAGCGTTTATTTTGATGTGCCCACCGGTCGGATAACCGCCAGCATCGCTGATATTGTGGTACATCCCCAGTGGCAAAATGACGATAGCTTCAACAACGATATTGCGATTATCGAACTGGCAACCACTGCCCCAGAAACCGCCAATCGCTACAGCATTTATACGCAATTTGACGAAGTGGGTCGGGTTATGCAAAGGGTGGGATACGGCATCGCTGGAACCGGAGAAACTGGCGAAGGGAGCGATCGCACGGCGGTCAAACGCATGGGATGGAACCGCTACGATGCCTTGGCAGATTGGTTGAATGTGGAACCAGATATCAATATCGTTCCCGGTACCCAACTGGCGTACGATTTTGACGATGGCACCCCGGAACACGACGCCATAGGTAGGGAATTTGGCATTCACGATTGGGGATTGCCAGAGCGGGAAGTAGGTAGCAGCCGCGGCGATTCCGGCGGACCTTCTTTTATCGACGGCCAAATTGCCGGTATTGTCTCCTCGGGTTGGTCTTCCAGCATTCCGGGGGTGGATGTAACCAATGAAAACGACACGAGTTTTGGGGAAATTTTTACCGATACGCGGGTTTCTGCTTATGCCGGTTTTATCGGTCGAACCATTGCCAATTCCCTGGCTGGCGATGACGTGTTGGCAGGCACCAACCGCGACGATATTCTCAATGGGAATCAAGGCAGCGATCGCTTGTTGGGATGGGCTGGCAACGATACCCTATTTGGTGGTCGGGGAACCGATCGTTTGGAAGCTGCTAGTGGCCACGATATTCTCAACGGCAATCTAGAGAACGATTTTCTAACAGGCGGTAACGGGAACGATTGGCTGTTTGGCGGCCAGCAAGCAGATTCCCTAGAAGCAGGGTTGGGAAACGATACCCTCAGCGGCGATTTAGGAAAGGATACGTTACTGGGGGGTGGGGGAGAGGATGTGTTTTGGCTGCGCACGGCGGCGGCAACCAACAATCCCCAACAAAGCGATCGCATTGAAGACTTTTTGCCTGGTAGCGATCGCATTGGCTTCGATACCCCTATTTCTCTATCTAGCGATATTCGCATGCAAACCGGCACCCTGGACAATTCCCCGGGGACATTTTTGCAATCCAGCCACGGCCATCTCATTTTTGGTTTTGTCCCTGGCCTCTCCCCCGACCAACTTGCAGGAACTTTTACCCACGTTGCCATACCATAA
- a CDS encoding heavy metal-responsive transcriptional regulator: MADSAVGSDRDFLKIGEVSRQSGISIKTIRYYEQLGLLVPTVWRSPARYRLFHPQVLQRLAFIKQAQSLGLSLKEITEILQVYDRGELPCGEIKQHLEQKLEAIDQQMAALQRLRQQLTNLLSGWQENPPPERASRTICPNIQD, from the coding sequence ATGGCTGATTCTGCTGTGGGAAGCGATCGAGACTTTTTGAAGATTGGAGAAGTTTCCCGACAAAGCGGTATTTCCATTAAAACCATCCGCTACTACGAACAGTTGGGATTGCTGGTGCCGACCGTTTGGCGATCGCCCGCTCGCTATCGCCTCTTTCACCCACAAGTATTGCAACGGTTGGCATTTATCAAACAAGCACAATCGTTAGGATTGAGTCTCAAAGAAATTACAGAAATTCTACAAGTATACGACCGCGGCGAACTTCCCTGCGGTGAAATCAAGCAACATTTAGAACAAAAACTAGAAGCTATCGACCAACAAATGGCCGCTTTGCAACGATTGCGGCAGCAATTGACCAATTTACTGTCTGGCTGGCAAGAAAATCCCCCGCCAGAACGGGCCAGTCGCACAATTTGTCCCAATATTCAGGATTGA
- a CDS encoding NAD(P)H-quinone oxidoreductase subunit J: MAEETNQPQTTEQEQSVVEAGPVSQWLSENGFQHTSLERDHSGVELIRVEKDYLIPIATALYAYGFNYLQCQGGYDTGPGGELVSFYHLIKVQDDVTQPEEVRVKVFLPREDPRVPSVYWIWKSADWQERESYDMYGIIYEGHPNLKRLLMPEDWVGWPLRKDYISPDFYELQDAY; this comes from the coding sequence GTGGCTGAAGAAACCAACCAACCCCAGACCACCGAACAAGAACAGTCGGTGGTGGAAGCTGGTCCGGTATCCCAGTGGCTTTCCGAAAACGGCTTCCAACATACTTCCCTGGAAAGAGACCACAGCGGTGTGGAACTGATTCGGGTGGAAAAAGATTATTTAATCCCCATTGCCACCGCTTTGTATGCCTACGGTTTTAACTACCTGCAATGCCAGGGAGGTTACGATACCGGACCGGGAGGCGAACTGGTTAGCTTTTACCACTTAATCAAAGTCCAAGACGATGTTACCCAACCGGAAGAAGTACGGGTAAAGGTCTTCCTGCCCCGGGAAGATCCGCGGGTTCCTTCCGTTTACTGGATTTGGAAATCTGCGGACTGGCAAGAACGGGAAAGCTACGACATGTACGGGATTATCTACGAGGGGCATCCGAATTTGAAACGGTTGCTGATGCCAGAAGACTGGGTCGGCTGGCCCCTACGGAAGGATTATATTTCTCCCGACTTCTACGAACTGCAAGACGCTTACTAA
- the nuoB gene encoding NADH-quinone oxidoreductase subunit NuoB, producing the protein MNENPATEQEQKEKILNPPQRPEVTQELTENVVLTTLEDLHNWARLSSLWPMMYGTACCFIEFAAMIGSRFDFDRFGLVPRNSPRQADLLITSGTITMKMAPAVVRLYEQMPDPKYVMAMGACTITGGMFSVDSTTAVRGVDKLIPVDVYIPGCPPRPEAIMDAIVKLRKKVSNESTQERGQIQPSHRYYTRPHQMKAVSPILTGEYLRTPERQAPPKELTEAMGMPVPPALKASQKEESSRG; encoded by the coding sequence ATGAACGAAAATCCTGCCACCGAACAAGAACAAAAAGAGAAAATTCTCAATCCGCCCCAACGCCCGGAAGTCACCCAAGAACTTACTGAAAACGTCGTACTTACCACCCTAGAAGACCTGCACAACTGGGCACGTTTGTCAAGCCTTTGGCCGATGATGTACGGCACGGCTTGCTGCTTCATCGAGTTTGCCGCTATGATTGGCTCTCGGTTCGATTTCGACCGCTTCGGTCTGGTCCCGCGCAACAGCCCCCGGCAAGCCGACTTATTGATTACCTCGGGAACCATTACCATGAAAATGGCCCCGGCTGTGGTCCGGTTGTACGAACAAATGCCCGACCCCAAATACGTTATGGCTATGGGGGCTTGCACGATTACCGGTGGGATGTTTAGCGTTGACTCTACCACGGCGGTTCGTGGTGTAGATAAGTTGATTCCGGTGGATGTTTATATTCCTGGATGTCCTCCCCGTCCGGAGGCTATCATGGATGCGATCGTGAAGCTGCGCAAAAAGGTCAGCAACGAATCCACCCAGGAACGGGGACAAATCCAACCCAGCCACCGCTACTACACCCGACCCCATCAAATGAAAGCTGTATCTCCGATTTTGACCGGAGAATACCTGCGCACCCCCGAACGGCAAGCCCCTCCGAAAGAACTGACCGAAGCGATGGGAATGCCCGTACCACCTGCGTTAAAAGCATCGCAAAAGGAGGAGTCCTCTCGTGGCTGA
- the ndhC gene encoding photosynthetic/respiratory NAD(P)H-quinone oxidoreductase subunit C, translated as MFALSGYEYFLGFLMICSLIPAIALGASWLLRPKPKGIERTITYECGMEPFGGAWIQFNIRYYMFALVFVVFDVETVFLYPWAVAFNQLGLLAFIEALIFITILVVALVYAWRKGALQWS; from the coding sequence GTGTTTGCATTAAGTGGATACGAATACTTTCTTGGCTTTCTGATGATCTGCAGCCTGATTCCAGCTATTGCCCTGGGAGCTTCTTGGTTGCTGCGACCCAAACCCAAAGGCATCGAACGGACGATTACCTATGAATGCGGCATGGAACCGTTCGGCGGTGCCTGGATTCAGTTCAACATTCGTTACTACATGTTTGCCCTGGTTTTCGTCGTGTTCGACGTGGAAACCGTTTTTCTGTATCCCTGGGCGGTGGCCTTCAATCAACTCGGTTTGTTGGCTTTTATCGAAGCCCTCATCTTTATCACCATTTTAGTCGTGGCACTAGTCTACGCCTGGCGTAAAGGAGCATTACAATGGTCATGA
- a CDS encoding rubredoxin — protein sequence MSSPPVDPTELDRYECLSCGYIYEPAKGDSKGKVAPGTDFKDLPTSWRCPVCGAGKMRFENKGPVGKASGFRENFNYGFGVNTLTPGQKNLLIFGALILGFLFLMSFYGLE from the coding sequence ATGAGTAGCCCACCTGTTGACCCAACAGAACTCGACCGGTACGAGTGTCTCTCTTGTGGCTATATTTACGAACCCGCCAAAGGAGACAGCAAAGGCAAGGTTGCCCCTGGCACCGACTTTAAAGACTTACCGACTTCTTGGCGGTGTCCGGTCTGCGGTGCTGGCAAAATGCGATTTGAAAATAAAGGCCCCGTGGGGAAAGCCTCGGGATTCCGAGAAAACTTTAACTACGGTTTCGGCGTGAACACCCTCACCCCGGGACAAAAGAACCTCCTGATTTTCGGGGCTTTAATTTTGGGCTTTCTCTTCTTGATGAGTTTTTACGGCCTTGAGTAG
- a CDS encoding photosynthesis system II assembly factor Ycf48 gives MSSIVRGWKQLLTFCVVLLAIAGCSSVPSLDENPWQVIELPTESNLLDITFADDLQHGWLVGSQGTLLKSDDGGQTWQEQQLDLPQREQVRLSSVSFAGDEGWVVGEPAVILHTEDGGETWSRITISAELPGEPRTIVALGSNQAEMTTTVGAIYRTEDGGQNWKAMVQDAAGVMRNISRSPDGGYVAVSSRGNFYSTWEPGQDEWQSFQRNTSRRLQNMGYDPQGHLWLLARGGQVQLTKADNPEEWTEPMYPEFATSWGLLDLAYRTDQELWVAGGSAQLLYSPDRGKNWYKDRDVEKIPANFYRVKFFSPETGFVIGQRGILLKYAGSQAIAPTG, from the coding sequence ATGAGTTCGATCGTACGAGGTTGGAAACAACTTTTAACATTTTGCGTGGTGCTGCTAGCGATCGCTGGTTGCAGTAGCGTTCCGAGTTTGGACGAAAATCCCTGGCAAGTTATCGAACTCCCCACAGAAAGCAATTTGCTGGATATCACCTTTGCCGACGACCTGCAACACGGTTGGCTGGTAGGGAGCCAAGGAACCCTACTCAAAAGCGATGATGGGGGGCAAACCTGGCAAGAACAGCAACTAGACTTACCGCAACGGGAGCAGGTACGCTTGTCTTCAGTCAGTTTTGCTGGCGATGAAGGTTGGGTGGTCGGCGAACCGGCTGTCATCTTGCATACCGAAGATGGCGGTGAAACTTGGTCGCGCATTACCATCAGCGCGGAACTTCCCGGGGAACCGCGTACCATTGTGGCTTTGGGAAGCAACCAGGCAGAAATGACCACCACCGTTGGTGCTATCTATCGCACGGAAGATGGCGGTCAAAACTGGAAAGCCATGGTACAAGATGCGGCGGGGGTGATGCGCAATATTTCCCGTTCTCCCGATGGTGGGTACGTGGCGGTTTCCTCCCGCGGCAATTTCTATTCCACCTGGGAACCGGGTCAGGATGAATGGCAATCTTTTCAGCGCAATACGTCCCGACGCTTGCAAAATATGGGATACGACCCCCAAGGTCATTTGTGGTTGCTCGCGCGCGGCGGCCAGGTACAGCTGACCAAGGCTGACAACCCCGAAGAGTGGACCGAACCCATGTATCCGGAGTTTGCCACCAGTTGGGGATTGTTGGATTTAGCCTACCGTACCGACCAAGAGCTTTGGGTGGCTGGGGGCAGCGCCCAGTTGCTTTACAGTCCCGATCGCGGTAAAAATTGGTACAAAGACCGCGATGTAGAAAAAATTCCGGCAAATTTCTATCGGGTGAAGTTCTTCAGCCCCGAAACTGGATTTGTTATCGGTCAGCGGGGCATTTTGTTAAAATATGCCGGATCGCAAGCGATCGCGCCGACGGGATAA
- the psbE gene encoding cytochrome b559 subunit alpha — MSGTTGERPFSDIITSVRYWVIHSITIPALFIAGWLFVSTGLAYDAFGTPRPDEYYTQERLELPIVSDRFNTKEELDKFTGKK; from the coding sequence ATGTCAGGCACCACTGGCGAACGTCCGTTTTCTGACATTATTACCAGCGTTCGTTATTGGGTGATTCATAGCATCACCATCCCGGCTTTGTTCATTGCCGGTTGGCTGTTTGTCAGCACTGGCTTGGCTTACGACGCTTTTGGGACGCCGCGTCCGGACGAATATTATACCCAAGAACGTTTGGAATTGCCGATTGTTAGCGATCGCTTTAACACCAAAGAAGAACTTGACAAATTCACTGGTAAAAAATAG
- the psbF gene encoding cytochrome b559 subunit beta yields the protein MTNRNVNEPVSYPIFTIRWVAVHTLAIPTVFFLGAIAAMQFIQR from the coding sequence ATGACCAACCGCAACGTTAACGAACCCGTTTCCTATCCCATTTTCACCATTCGCTGGGTAGCCGTTCACACCCTGGCGATTCCCACCGTATTTTTCCTAGGCGCTATTGCCGCCATGCAGTTCATTCAACGCTAG
- a CDS encoding photosystem II reaction center protein L: MPQRNTNPNNQPVELNRTSLYLGLLLIFVLGILFSSYFFN; the protein is encoded by the coding sequence ATGCCACAGCGCAATACCAACCCCAACAATCAACCCGTTGAGTTAAATCGTACGTCTTTGTACCTGGGCTTGTTGTTAATTTTCGTTCTTGGTATCCTGTTTTCCAGCTATTTCTTCAACTAA
- a CDS encoding photosystem II reaction center protein J — MFQNGKIPLWLVATIAGLGVIAVVGIFFYGSYVGVGSAL, encoded by the coding sequence GTGTTTCAAAACGGTAAAATTCCCCTGTGGCTTGTGGCGACGATTGCCGGACTCGGCGTAATCGCCGTTGTCGGTATTTTCTTCTATGGTTCTTACGTTGGCGTCGGTTCTGCCTTGTAA
- a CDS encoding C40 family peptidase codes for MTEIVAAAEYVCREKVNVYDGPHSLSVATQASAGRHLQVLAVQTEAIAIRLCEDEYPGWVKRQDLSLLEPAQVCYQPVSRSPAEIQQRLPQAIQYAKQAMQVPNQYVWGGTVPPNYDCSGLMQAAFAAAGIWIPRDAYQQEAFCETIGWENARPGDLVFFSDGDRIDHVGLYLGEGSYIHSSSPKHGNDGIAINRLQETANVVERYYYQRWHSMGRVAHSYQPLNCEKKSIKQPPP; via the coding sequence ATGACGGAAATTGTAGCAGCGGCTGAATATGTTTGTCGGGAGAAGGTGAATGTATACGACGGTCCGCACAGCCTTTCGGTGGCCACGCAAGCGTCTGCCGGTCGCCATTTGCAAGTTCTGGCGGTACAGACAGAAGCGATCGCTATTCGTTTGTGCGAAGATGAGTATCCCGGCTGGGTGAAACGACAGGACCTATCTCTGTTGGAACCAGCTCAGGTTTGCTACCAACCGGTTTCGCGATCGCCTGCCGAGATCCAGCAACGCTTGCCCCAGGCGATCCAGTATGCCAAACAAGCCATGCAGGTGCCCAATCAATACGTTTGGGGGGGGACGGTACCTCCCAATTACGACTGTTCCGGGTTGATGCAAGCGGCTTTTGCTGCGGCTGGGATTTGGATTCCTCGGGATGCTTACCAACAGGAAGCGTTCTGCGAAACTATTGGATGGGAAAACGCACGGCCGGGGGATTTGGTGTTTTTTAGCGATGGCGATCGCATCGACCACGTAGGATTGTATTTGGGAGAGGGATCCTACATCCACAGTTCTTCCCCCAAACACGGCAACGATGGTATTGCCATCAACCGGTTGCAGGAAACCGCCAATGTGGTAGAACGATATTACTACCAACGCTGGCACAGTATGGGTCGCGTTGCCCACAGCTACCAGCCGCTCAACTGCGAAAAAAAATCAATCAAACAACCACCTCCATAA
- a CDS encoding glycerophosphodiester phosphodiesterase family protein codes for MEIIAHRGYSAIAPENTIPAFTAAVEAAADSVELDVQVTADGVPVAFHDRHTARVTQMPGTIRERTWQQLQSLDVGAWFDPRFAGTTIPSLAAVLPVVAQVPQSIYLDVKPYWDWQEKEVRQLAMLLREVGIEQRCIVYCDNQRFVQQWQQLQTRTMMGSIVTSVDGFLSRLTEATAGEVLISEYRVLLAKPDLVAMARNREMDVVAWTVDSHQEWEQLKAMGISRIVTNVPGDIGL; via the coding sequence ATGGAAATTATTGCCCATCGCGGCTATAGTGCGATCGCACCGGAAAATACCATACCTGCTTTTACCGCTGCTGTAGAAGCGGCCGCGGATTCGGTAGAATTGGACGTACAAGTGACTGCTGACGGGGTACCGGTGGCTTTTCACGACCGCCATACCGCCCGCGTTACCCAAATGCCGGGAACTATTCGGGAAAGAACCTGGCAGCAGCTACAATCGTTGGATGTGGGGGCTTGGTTCGATCCTCGCTTTGCTGGTACCACTATTCCTAGTTTGGCGGCTGTCTTGCCGGTGGTGGCACAAGTTCCCCAGTCGATCTATCTAGATGTGAAACCCTACTGGGATTGGCAAGAAAAAGAAGTCCGACAGCTGGCAATGTTGTTGCGGGAGGTGGGGATCGAACAACGGTGTATTGTCTATTGCGACAACCAGCGGTTCGTACAGCAGTGGCAACAGTTACAGACGCGCACTATGATGGGGTCTATTGTGACTTCTGTGGATGGGTTTCTTTCCCGACTGACAGAGGCAACGGCTGGGGAGGTTTTGATTAGCGAATATCGGGTTTTGCTGGCTAAACCGGATTTGGTGGCTATGGCTAGAAACCGAGAAATGGATGTGGTGGCTTGGACGGTGGATAGCCATCAAGAGTGGGAACAATTGAAGGCAATGGGCATATCGCGGATTGTCACCAATGTTCCTGGAGATATTGGGTTGTAG